From Megalops cyprinoides isolate fMegCyp1 chromosome 18, fMegCyp1.pri, whole genome shotgun sequence, one genomic window encodes:
- the LOC118793606 gene encoding GATA zinc finger domain-containing protein 14-like encodes MNRKLIASIFFLIAPTTTVTEAPTTTVTEAPTTTVSEAPTTTVSEVPATTVSEAPSTTVSEVPTTTATEDPTTAITVSEAPTTTVTEVPTTTVSEAPITTVSEAPTTTFSEIPTTTVSEAPITTVSEAPTTTFSEIPTTTVTEAPTTTVTKAPTTTVSEAPTTTVSEAPTTTVTEAPTTTVSEAPTTTVSEAPITTVSEAPTTTVTGALSTTITEDPSTTVSEAPSTTVSEAPTTTETEGPTTTITVSEAPTTTVSEAPTTIVTEAPTTTVTEVPTTAVSEAPTATVSEAPTTTVTEVPTTTASEAPTTTVSESPITTVSEAPTTTVTEAPTTIVTEAPTTTVTEVPTTAVSEAPTATVSEAPTTTVTEVPTTTASEAPTTTVSEAPITTVSEAPTTTVTEAPTTTLSEAPTTTVSEAPTTTVTEAPSPTTTVTEAPTTTVSEAPTTTISEAPTTTVSEAPTTTVTEAPSTTVSEVPTTTETEGPTTTITVSEAPTTTVSEAPTTTVTEAPTTTVSEAPTTTHNSDNRSYNYCYKHSYHNSNSSSHYNSNSISYHNSDSSSYHNSNRSSYYNCHNHSYHNSNSSSHYNSNSISYHNSDSSSYHNSNSCSNHNGDSRSYNYCLNHSYYNSNSISHYNSNSCSYHNSDSSSYHNSGSSCYKCCYKQSYYNSNSSSHHNCHSHSHHNSDSSPYHNSNNSSHYNCHNHSYHNSNNSSYYNCHNHSYHNSDSRSYYNSNNSSYYNCNNYSYHNSNSRSYNYCYKHSYHNSDSGSYYNCHNYSYYNSNSSSYHNSNSCSHYNCYYHTCYNSDSRSYYNCHNHSYHNSNSSSYHNSDSRSYNYCYKHSYHNSDRGSYYNCHNHSYHNSHSCSYNNSDSRSYYNCHNHSYHNSDNGSHYNCHNHSYHNSDSRSYNYCYKHSYHNSNSISYYNSNRRSYNYCYKHSYHNSNSISYYNSNNSSYYDCNNYSYHNSDSGSYYNCHNHSYHNSDSRSYNYCYKHSYHNSNSISYYNSNRRSYNYCYKHSYHNSNSISYYNSNNSSYYNCNNYSYHNSDSSSYHNSNNSSYYDCHSYSYHNSDSRSYYNCHNHSYHNSDSRSYYNCHNHSYHNSHSCSYHNSNSRSYYNCHNHSYHNSNTSFYYNCHNHSYHNSDSRSYYNCHNHSYHNSDSRSYHNSNSIFHYNSDNHSYHNNDSRSYYNCNNHSYHNSDSRSYYNSDNHSHHNNDSRPYYNSNNSSYYNSNNHSYYNSNNSSYYNCNCYPHYKCYYHTYHSHYPHTIDPDTRVHIYGFI; translated from the exons cccccactacaactgtcacaGAGGCCCCCACCACAACTGTCACTgaagcccccactacaactgtttctgaagcccccactacaactgtttCTGAAGTCCCCGCTACAACTGTCTCTGAAGCCCCCAGTACAACTGTTTCTGAAGTCCCCACTACAACTGCAACAGAAGATCCAACCACTGCCATAACTGTTTCTgaagcccccactacaactgtcacTGAAGTCCCGACTACAACTGTTTCTGAAGCCCCCATTACAACTGTCTCTgaagcccccactacaacttTCTCTGAAATCCCTACTACAACTGTTTCTGAAGCCCCCATTACAACTGTCTCTgaagcccccactacaacttTCTCTGAAATCCCTACTACAACTGTCACAGAggcccccactacaactgtcacCAAggcccccactacaactgtttctgaagcccccactacaactgtctCTGAAGCTCCCACTACAACTGTCACTgaagcccccactacaactgtttctgaagcccccactacaactgtttCTGAAGCCCCCATTACAACTGTCTCTGAAGCCCCTACTACAACTGTCACCGGGGCCCTCAGTACAACTATCACTGAGGACCCAAGTACAACTGTTTCTGAAGCCCCCAGTACAACTGTTTCTgaagcccccactacaactgaaaCAGAAGGTCCAACCACAACCATAACTGTCTCTGAAGCTCCCACAACAACTGTCTCTGAAGCCCCCACTACAATTGTCACTGAggcccccactacaactgtcacTGAAGTCCCCACTACAGCTGTTTCTGAAGCCCCCACTGCAACTGTTTCTGAAGCCCCTACTACAACTGTCACTGAAGTCCCTACTACAACTGCTTCTgaagcccccactacaactgtttCTGAATCCCCCATTACAACTGTCTCTGAAGCCCCTACTACAACTGTCACCGAGGCCCCCACTACAATTGTCACTGAggcccccactacaactgtcacTGAAGTCCCCACTACAGCTGTTTCTGAAGCCCCCACTGCAACTGTTTCTGAAGCCCCTACTACAACTGTCACTGAAGTCCCCACTACAACTGCTTCTgaagcccccactacaactgtttCTGAAGCCCCCATTACAACTGTCTCTGAAGCCCCTACTACAACTGTCACCGAGGCCCCCACTACAACTCTTTCTgaagcccccactacaactgtctctgaagcccccactacaactgtcacTGAAGCCCCCA GCCCTACTACAACTGTCACCGAggcccccactacaactgtttctgaagcccccactacaactaTTTCTgaagcccccactacaactgtctctgaagcccccactacaactgtcacCGAAGCCCCCAGTACAACTGTTTCTGAAGTCCCCACTACAACTGAAACAGAAGGTCCAACCACAACCATAACTGTCTCTGAGGCTCCCACAACAACTGTCTCTGAggcccccactacaactgtcacCGAggcccccactacaactgtttCTGAAGCCCCCACCACAACT CACAACAGTGACAACAGGTCCTACAACTACTGTTACAAACATTCCTAccacaacagtaacagcagctcccactacaacagcaacagcatctCCTAccacaacagtgacagcagctcCTACCACAACAGTAACAGGAGCTCCTACTACAACTGTCACAACCATTCCTAccacaacagtaacagcagctcccactacaacagcaacagcatctCCTAccacaacagtgacagcagctcCTACCACAACAGTAACAGCTGCTCCAACCACAACGGTGACAGCAGGTCCTACAACTACTGTCTTAACCATTCCTACTACAACAGTAACAGCATCTCCCACTACAACAGTAACAGCTGCTCCTAccacaacagtgacagcagctcCTACCACAACAGTGGCAGCAGCTGTTACAAATGCTGTTACAAACAGTCCTActacaacagtaacagcagttCCCACCACAACTGTCACAGCCATTCCCAccacaacagtgacagcagccCCTACcacaacagtaacaacagctcccactacaactgtcacaACCATTCCTACcacaacagtaacaacagctCCTACTACAACTGTCACAACCATTCCTAccacaacagtgacagcaggTCCTACtacaacagtaacaacagctCCTACTACAACTGTAACAACTATTCCTAccacaacagtaacagcaggTCCTACAACTACTGTTACAAACATTCCTACCACAACAGTGACAGCGGGTCCTACTACAACTGTCACAACTATTCCTActacaacagtaacagcagttCCTACCACAACAGTAACAGCTGCTCCCACTACAACTGTTACTACCATACCTGCTACAACAGTGACAGCAGGTCCTACTACAACTGTCACAACCATTCCTAccacaacagtaacagcagttCCTAccacaacagtgacagcaggTCCTACAACTACTGTTACAAACATTCCTACCACAACAGTGACAGGGGGTCCTACTACAACTGTCACAACCATTCCTACCACAACAGTCACAGCTGTTCCTACaacaacagtgacagcaggTCCTACTACAACTGTCACAACCATTCCTACCACAACAGTGACAATGGCTCCCACTACAA CTGTCACAACCATTCCTAccacaacagtgacagcaggTCCTACAACTACTGTTACAAACATTCCTACCACAACAGTAACAGCATCTCCTACTACAACAGTAACAGGAGGTCCTACAACTACTGTTACAAGCATTCCTACCACAACAGTAACAGCATCTCCTACtacaacagtaacaacagctCCTACTACGACTGTAACAACTATTCCTACCACAACAGTGACAGCGGGTCCTACTACAACTGTCATAACCATTCCTAccacaacagtgacagcaggTCCTACAACTACTGTTACAAACATTCCTACCACAACAGTAACAGCATCTCCTACTACAACAGTAACAGGAGGTCCTACAACTACTGTTACAAGCATTCCTACCACAACAGTAACAGCATCTCCTACtacaacagtaacaacagctCCTACTACAACTGTAACAACTATTCCTAccacaacagtgacagcagctcCTACcacaacagtaacaacagctCCTACTACGACTGTCACAGCTATTCCTAccacaacagtgacagcaggTCCTACTACAACTGCCACAACCATTCCTAccacaacagtgacagcaggTCCTACTACAACTGTCACAACCATTCCTACCACAACAGTCACAGCTGTTCCTAccacaacagtaacagcaggTCCTACTACAACTGTCACAACCATTCCTACCACAACAGTAACACCAGCTTCTACTACAACTGTCACAACCATTCCTAccacaacagtgacagcaggTCCTACTACAACTGTCACAACCATTCCTAccacaacagtgacagcaggTCCTACCACAACAGTAACAGCATCTTCCACTACAACAGTGACAACCATTCCTACCACAACAATGACAGCAGGTCCTACTACAACTGTAACAACCATTCCTAccacaacagtgacagcaggTCCTACTACAACAGTGACAACCATTCCCACCACAACAATGACAGCAGGCCCTACtacaacagtaacaacagctCCTACTACAACAGTAACAACCATTCCTACtacaacagtaacaacagctCCTACTACAACTGTAACTGCTATCCCCACTACAAGTGTTACTACCATACCTACCACAGTCACTATCCCCATACAATTGACCCGGATACTAGAGTTCACATCTACGGATTTATTTGA